From the Panthera leo isolate Ple1 chromosome C1, P.leo_Ple1_pat1.1, whole genome shotgun sequence genome, one window contains:
- the ZBTB48 gene encoding telomere zinc finger-associated protein, with product MDGSFIQHSVRVLQELNKQREKGQYCDATLDVGGLVFKAHWSVLACCSHFFQSLYGDGSGGSVVLPAGFAEIFGLLLDFFYTGHLALTSGNRDQVLLAARELRVPEAVELCQSFKPKTSVGQASSGQSGLGKPTPRNVNSHLKEPAGLEEEEVSKTLGQVPRDQEISGSHSPERPQLGLPAPSEGPSFHRGKLKQALKLCPPEDKEPEDCKAPPRPFEAEGVQLQGGNNEWEVVVQVEDDGDGDYVSESEALPTRRKSNMIRKPCAAEPALSTGSLAAEPAESRKGRAVPVECPTCHKKFLSKYYLKVHNRKHTGEKPFECPKCGKCYFRKENLLEHEARNCMNRSEQVFTCSVCQETFRRRMELRVHMVSHTGEMPYKCSSCSQQFMQKKDLQSHLIKLHGAPKPHACPTCAKCFLSRTELQLHEAFKHRGEKLFVCEECGHRASSRNGLQMHIKAKHRNERPYVCEFCSHAFTQKANLNMHLRTHTGEKPFQCHLCGKTFRTQASLDKHNRTHTGERPFGCEFCEQRFTEKGPLLRHVASRHQEGRPHFCQICGKTFKAVEQLRVHVRRHKGVRKFECTECGYKFTRQAHLRRHMEIHDRVENYNPRQRKLRNLVIEDEKMVVVALQPPAELEVGSAEVIVASLAQGGLTSQLPSQRLCAEESLVSSGVMEPSLIITAAIPEDCDT from the exons ATGGACGGCTCCTTCATCCAGCACAGTGTGAGGGTTCTGCAGGAGCTCAACAAGCAGCGAGAGAAGGGCCAGTACTGCGATGCCACCCTGGACGTGGGAGGCCTGGTGTTCAAGGCACACTGGAGTGTCCTTGCCTGCTGCAGCCACTTCTTCCAGAGCCTCTATGGGGATGGCTCAGGGGGCAGTGTTGTCCTCCCTGCCGGCTTTGCTGAGATCTTTGGTCTCCTGTTGGACTTTTTCTATACTGGTCACCTTGCTCTCACCTCCGGAAACCGGGATCAGGTGCTTTTGGCAGCAAGGGAGTTGCGAGTGCCAGAGGCTGTGGAGCTTTGCCAGAGTTTCAAGCCCAAAACCTCAGTGGGGCAGGCATCAAGTGGCCAGAGTGGACTGGGGAAACCTACCCCCCGGAATGTAAACAGCCACCTCAAGGAGCCGGCAGgcttggaggaagaggaagtttCGAAGACACTGGGTCAAGTCCCCAGAGACCAGGAGATCAGTGGCAGTCACAGCCCCGAAAGGCCCCAGCTTGGTCTCCCGGCCCCGAGTGAGGGCCCCTCCTTCCACCGTGGGAAACTCAAGCAAGCCTTGAAGCTTTGTCCCCCAGAAGACAAGGAGCCTGAGGATTGCAAAGCACCTCCAAGACCCTTTGAGGCTGAAGGTGTCCAGCTGCAGGGCGGGAATAATGAG TGGGAAGTGGTGGTTCAAGTTGAGGACGACGGGGATGGTGACTATGTTTCTGAGAGTGAGGCCTTGCCAACCAGGAGGAAATCAAACATGATCAGAAAGCCCTGTGCTGCAGAGCCAGCCCTGAGCACAGGTTCCCTGGCAGCCGAGCCGGCTGAGAGCAGAAAAGGTAGAGCGGTGCCGGTTGAATGCCCCACATGTCATAAAAAGTTCCTCAGCAAATATTATCTAAAAGTCCACAACAG GAAacacactggggagaaaccctTTGAATGTCCCAAGTGTGGAAAGTGCTACTTTCGGAAGGAGAACCTCCTGGAGCACGAAGCCCGGAACTGCATGAACCGCTCAGAACAG GTCTTCACGTGCTCCGTGTGCCAGGAGACCTTCCGCCGGAGGATGGAGCTGCGGGTGCACATGGTGTCCCACACGGGGGAGATGCCCTACAAG TGCTCCTCCTGCTCCCAGCAGTTCATGCAGAAGAAGGACTTGCAGAGCCACCTGATCAAACTCCACGGAGCCCCCAAGCCCCACGCC TGTCCCACCTGTGCCAAGTGCTTCCTGTCCCGAACAGAACTGCAGCTGCACGAGGCCTTCAAGCACCGAGGGGAGAAACTGTTCGTGTGTGAGGAGTGTGGGCACAGGGCCTCAAGCCGAAACGGCCTGCAGATGCACATCAAGGCCAAGCACAG GAATGAGAGGCCGTACGTGTGTGAGTTCTGCAGCCACGCCTTCACCCAGAAAGCTAATCTCAACATGCACCTGCGTAcgcacacgggcgagaagccctTCCAGTGCCACCTCTGCGGCAAGACCTTCCGCACCCAAG CCAGCCTGGACAAGCACAACCGCACTCACACTGGCGAGAGGCCCTTCGGCTGTGAGTTCTGCGAGCAGCGCTTCACCGAGAAGGGGCCCCTGCTGAGGCACGTGGCCAGCCGCCACCAGGAAGGCCGGCCCCACTTCTGCCAGATCTGTGGGAAGACCTTCAAAG ccGTGGAGCAGCTGCGCGTGCACGTCCGAAGGCACAAGGGCGTCAGGAAGTTCGAATGCACCGAGTGCGGCTACAAGTTCACCCGGCAG GCCCACCTCCGGAGGCACATGGAGATCCACGACCGGGTGGAGAACTATAACCCGCGGCAGCGCAAACTCCGGAACCTGGTCATTGAGGACGAgaagatggtggtggtggcacTTCAGCCACCCGCCGAGCTGGAGGTGGGCTCGGCCGAGGTCATCGTGGCATCCCTGGCACAGGGCGGCCTGACCTCCCAGCTGCCCAGCCAGAGACTCTGTGCGGAGGAGAGCCTGGTGAGCTCCGGGGTCATGGAGCCCTCGCTCATCATCACGGCAGCCATCCCTGAGGACTGTGACACGTAG
- the KLHL21 gene encoding kelch-like protein 21, whose protein sequence is MERPAPLAVLPFSDPAHALSLLRGLSQLRAERKFLDVTLEAAGGRDFPAHRAVLAAASPYFRAMFAGQLRESRAERVRLHGVPPDMLQLLLDFSYTGRVAVSGDNAEPLLRAADLLQFPAVKEACGAFLQQQLDLANCLDMQDFAEAFSCAGLASAAQRFILRHVGELGPEQLERLPLARLLRYLRDDGLCVPKEEAAYQLALRWVRADPPRRAAHWPQLLEAVRLPFVRRFYLLAHVEAEPLVARCPPCLRLLREARDFQAARYDRHDRGPCPRMRPRPSTGLAEILVLVGGCDQDCDELVTVDCYNPQTGQWRYLAEFPDHLGGGYSIVALGNDIYVTGGSDGSRLYDCVWRYNSSVNEWTEVAPMLKAREYHSSSVLDGLLYVVAADSTERYDHTTDSWEALQPMTYPMDNCSTTACRGRLYAIGSLAGKETMVMQCYHPDTDLWSLVDCGPLPPWSFAPKTVTLNGLMYFIRDDSAEVDVYNPTKNEWDKIPSMNQVHVGGSLAVLGGKLYVSGGYDNTFELSDVVEAYDPETRAWSIVGRLPEPTFWHGSVSIFRQFMPQVPSGGRGFELDSGSSDMDVARPRRPQNPDELH, encoded by the exons ATGGAGCGGCCGGCGCCCCTGGCCGTGCTGCCCTTCTCGGACCCCGCGCACGCGCTGAGTCTGCTGCGCGGCCTGAGCCAGCTCCGCGCCGAGCGCAAGTTCCTGGACGTGACGCTGGAGGCGGCGGGCGGGCGCGACTTCCCCGCGCACCGCGCCGTGCTGGCGGCCGCCAGCCCCTACTTCCGCGCCATGTTCGCCGGGCAGCTGCGCGAGAGCCGCGCCGAGCGGGTGCGACTGCACGGCGTGCCGCCCGACATGCTGCAGCTGCTGCTCGACTTCAGCTACACGGGCCGCGTGGCGGTGAGCGGCGACAACGCCGAGCCGCTGCTGCGGGCCGCCGACCTGCTGCAGTTCCCGGCCGTGAAGGAGGCGTGCGGCGCCTTCCTGCAGCAGCAGCTCGACCTGGCCAACTGCCTGGACATGCAGGACTTCGCCGAGGCCTTCAGCTGCGCGGGGCTGGCGAGCGCGGCGCAGCGCTTCATCCTGCGCCACGTGGGCGAGCTGGGCCCCGAGCAGCTGGAGCGCCTGCCGCTGGCGCGCCTGCTGCGCTACCTGCGCGACGACGGGCTGTGCGTGCCCAAGGAGGAGGCCGCCTACCAGCTGGCGCTGCGCTGGGTGCGCGCGGacccgccgcgccgcgccgcgcacTGGCCGCAGCTGCTGGAGGCGGTGCGCCTGCCCTTCGTGCGCCGCTTCTACCTGCTGGCGCACGTCGAGGCCGAGCCGCTGGTGGCGCGCTGCCCGCCCTGCCTGCGCCTGCTGCGCGAGGCGCGCGACTTCCAGGCGGCGCGCTACGACCGCCACGACCGCGGGCCCTGCCCCCGCATGCGCCCGCGCCCCTCCACCGGCCTCGCCGAGATCCTCGTGCTCGTGGGTGGCTGCGACCAGGACTGCGACGAGCTGGTCACCGTCGACTGCTACAACCCACAGACGGGCCAGTGGCGCTACCTGGCCGAGTTCCCCGACCACCTGGGCGGGGGCTACAGCATCGTGGCGCTGGGCAACGACATCTACGTGACGG GTGGGTCTGACGGCTCCCGGCTCTATGACTGCGTGTGGAGGTACAATTCCAGCGTGAACGAGTGGACGGAGGTGGCGCCCATGCTGAAGGCCCGTGAGTACCACAGCTCCTCCGTGCTCGATGGGCTGCTGTACGTGGTGGCCGCGGACAGCACGGAGCGCTACGACCATACCACCGACTCCTGGGAGGCCCTGCAGCCCATGACCTACCCCATGGACAACTGCTCCACCACCGCCTGCCGCGGCCGCCTCTACGCCATCGGCTCGCTGGCCGGCAAGGAGACCATGGTGATGCAGTGCTACCACCCGGACACGGACCTGTGGTCGCTGGTGGACTGTGGCCCGCTCCCGCCCTGGTCCTTTGCCCCCAAGACGGTGACTCTGAACGGACTTATGTACTTCATCAG GGATGATTCTGCGGAGGTGGACGTATATAATCCCACAAAGAACGAGTGGGACAAGATCCCATCTATGAATCAG GTGCACGTGGGGGGCAGCCTGGCCGTCCTTGGAGGGAAGCTCTACGTCTCAGGTGGTTACGACAATACGTTTGAACTCTCTGACGTGGTGGAGGCCTATGACCCAGAGACTCGGGCATGGAGCATAGTGGGACGGCTCCCGGAGCCCACCTTCTGGCACGGCAGCGTCAGCATCTTCCGCCAGTTCATGCCCCAGGTGCCCTCTGGTGGGCGCGGCTTCGAGCTGGACAGCGGCAGCAGTGACATGGATGTGGCCCGACCCCGGCGGCCACAGAACCCTGACGAGCTGCACTAG